A single region of the Hyphomicrobiales bacterium genome encodes:
- a CDS encoding conserved exported hypothetical protein (Evidence 4 : Unknown function but conserved in other organisms), which translates to MRALILASMIALGVSPAVALDRTEVTAVRLTISQQMDALKKEDARAAFAIVSPKLKARFTDSSSFMTMVREQFPVIINPQIVSFDDIQQTSYGLTQLLRLVDARGEPWLAFFVMERDKKGRWGVANVVTVRLPSYEA; encoded by the coding sequence TCTTGGCGTCTCGCCAGCGGTGGCCCTGGATCGCACGGAGGTCACGGCCGTTCGCCTCACGATTTCGCAACAGATGGACGCCTTGAAAAAGGAAGACGCGAGGGCCGCATTCGCGATCGTGTCGCCAAAGCTCAAGGCCCGCTTCACGGACAGCAGCAGCTTCATGACGATGGTGCGGGAGCAGTTTCCCGTGATCATCAATCCGCAGATCGTCTCCTTTGACGATATCCAGCAGACCTCCTACGGCCTCACCCAGCTCTTGCGGCTTGTGGATGCCCGTGGCGAACCCTGGCTCGCCTTCTTCGTCATGGAACGCGACAAGAAAGGCCGCTGGGGCGTGGCGAATGTGGTGACCGTTCGCCTGCCGTCCTACGAGGCCTGA